Genomic DNA from Lactuca sativa cultivar Salinas chromosome 8, Lsat_Salinas_v11, whole genome shotgun sequence:
CATTTGGAACAAAagaacacagtgtcaaaattgaaagaaaaaattaaacttagtgtcaaaatcgaaaaaataaaataaaaacttagtgttttttatggaaaaaaaatttgattttgacaCGTCAACATATCATGTCAACATGTCACGTCAACATGTAACCTGGttgaccggtcaagtggtcagaattgtaacaaattggaaaacacggtgtcaaatttaagacaaaaaaaaaaaacacagtgtcaaattaGAATTTTAGTATAAATTGAGTGTTTTTTGTACTATTTACCCTTATGATTTTGCTAAACTTCATATTTTGAAATATTCCTAAAAGTTTGTTTCTTTGTATAGTTGTATCTTATCTATCTATTGTCTTAGGTCTTAgctaataattcaaaaaatctaTCTGCTTGACTGTGTTTTGACAATTTGTGTAGTTAAATTGAAACTATTCTAAGGAGATGCTATGGGAAGATTTTGTGTGGAAATAGAATGTATTCTCATTTTTGGCACTAAATTGGTCGATTTTGGTCTTGATGATTCAACCCTTGATTTGACTTTAATTGGTGTTGCCCTTTACACCTAGGACTTTTCAGCCTTGATTTTGACGCTTAGATCACATAATCGGTTGGTGTCGGGTTTCaatgcaattcaaagttataacTTGATGGTCAATTTTGCCCGTAGAGATTTTGTCTCTATGAAAGAAGTTGATTCCCATGGTCATTCTTTATTTAGATGTTATGGAGGTGGATTTCATATCGTATAATATAgtagtttttttttatgttgcTATAAATTTTGCTGATTGAAAAAGATAGGGTGCCATGACGCCATCTACATCTTGGATGTTTACAAGTTTTGCTTGTtgattttaatgatttttttaattttcatttggtgTCCAGcttccgtgttttttttttttcctttaaaaTTCCAATAACTTAAATAATTCTTTTTTATGTTTCGAAGGGcctcatttgtttttttttccaatgtttatatgcatatatattatatacataaGAGCAACAATCTTTCATCCACCATTAACGTCAAAAAGCaaacttttgttattatataTCTTTATCCCTTCTCTTGTAGCATACCTAGTTGTAAGCCTCCATAAAACCAAATAATCTCAAATCAAATCAGGATCATCCTCATAGTCAAAGTCAGGTTCACTGTACTGCCTGATTCTTCTCACATCCCTAGGTCCCGGTCTCCCCTTTTTCGGCTTTCCCCTGACCAAATAAAACATTCCCAAAATTACAATTTTGTCCCTAACACCGATATATCAGTCTCAGTCCAATGAATGTCAAACATAATATGTCAGTAGGGTAAAAGAAGGTGCTTACGGTCCCATCGCAGATGCAGCTCCCATTGCAGCATGTTCTTCGGTCTGAGAAGCcacataaaagtaaaaaaaaaaaaaaaaaaaaagattatgaTTAGTCATGCACAAGTTGGAAAAGACCAAATTGCCCACACATGGCAATATACTCTTAATGGCGTAACACACTACACGGGTTAAGGTCAAAAGGGTAAATTCTAAACCATGTGAAAACGGGTTGGATGGACCCAAAATATTAACAAACAATATAGAATGGAGAATACCGCTTGTGAGGTGACCGAAGATAGTGAAAAAAGCCTATCTTCCACCTGAAATTTCCTAGACCGCTTGTAGCTGAAATTGAAACAAGTAACTTGAGTCAATTAAATGACCGATTTGCCCATTACCAATATCAAATATATACATAGCATCGACATGGGTCCACAAGATGTCTTTATTTTGCATTTGTCAAAGGGTAATTTAGACATTTAACAAACAGTTTTTCGATGCAATTTTAATGGGGCCGATGGGATATTAATTGTGTATTGTAAAGAATAAAGATATGGATTAAAGAAAGTTAAGGGAGTAGTGTTTGGAATTACAATGCAGTGCTCTTAGATGCTGATAGAAACCCTTCGTAGCCTTTTAATACGTTTCCACTTTGGCTTGGATCTTGTAGATAAGCAGTTTCCATGTCATAAACCTTGAACAAAACATTAAAGAAAAAAACAGTTAGGTTTTTAGTTGTCATGAAATTTACAGAACATCACAATCAGATACAGATACAGATACGAATACAAATATAGATACAACATTGTCCTCATAcgtttcattttaaaacatttatccTTGAAAAAGGAAACTGATAGTAGAGAATTGAGAATTCATGACTTCTCTAGATGTTCGAACTTTCAGGAAGGGAACCCTACTTGTGAAATGCAGGGGGGGCATCCAGACTACTGTCTCTTAACCTAAAGATTTTCGTAACCCTAGAAATTTTTTGAAACTTTCGTTATTTAGAAAGATACTGAAAACACACACTAGAACTGAAATTGTGAATCTTTGTTTCTTTTATCGACATTGATCCAAGAACCTTGAAACTTTCCTTTTCTAGAGGATGCCAAAACACAATTATATATGTGAACTGTTTGCAAATCGGTAATTGATTGAAAATCTTGAAACTCTCTTTTGTTATCAGTGAATTTCTTCAAACCCAAAGCAGAAACTCAAATTTAAATACTGAAGAAACCTACGGAcccatcaaaaacaacaaaagacCTAATAAACGAATTTAAGGAAACAGATTGTGACGACTGTTAACGGAAACCAAGAAACTAATGAAATTACAAGATCAAGGAAACGTTAGGCCGAAATGAAACCTGTTTTTCGATGCTTCGAAGTTCTTCATGTTGTTTGGCTCTTTTGCATAGAAGAGCTGCGATCACGGCTGATGGGTTGGATGAGTTTTGTTGTTGCCCTAAACACGAAATTGAATATTATAATAGAGAAATCGGATAGGAATTGtaaattttttaatatgaaaagcAGAAGAAGAGAGtgaccccaaaatgaagaatacCTTCAGATTCCATGTTTTTTACTGCGATTTACAGTGTGAGATCTTGGGTTTGTTTTTGTAGAAAACCCTTTTGGTTCTCTTCGGAGTCCCCAAAGTTGGTAGAGGTTACAAACAGTAATTGCATTTTCTCCCCCCTTCAAATTGTTCAAACGTGTTAATGCCTCATCAaaaagatttatttatttatttatttatttttttaactcatgGTTGTTTGGCATAGACTCTTAGAGAGGAAGGAGTCCTAGCGGGTTGGAGGAGTAAAGGGATGAAagcaagagagaaagagaggaatTTAGCGGTTTGAAAAACCCACTTGAGAGACAAATCAAAGAGAAAAGTTGAAGAAGATGAGGTCGACGGTTTTGGGGTTGGACGGTTTGATACCCTCCACCTAGGGTTTAGCGGTTTCAGCGGGAGGAGGGAAACGACTCCTTCCTCCCTCCCTTAGGGGTGTTTGGTATAGAGAATTTAGAGTACAAAAATAAAATGTATTTCACTTCTTTTGTTTGGTTAGTATTAAAAAAGGAgagaaaatgaaataaattaagagggtgtttgagattcttttttaatcatttttttgaCTTTAGATTttttcaaaaagttaaaaattacGCAAAGTTGTTTGACAAATTGAAAAGATCTTTTAAATTCAACTTTTAGTCAAGAAGAAAAAGTTGGCAGGAGAAATATAAGAATTTCTATCTTTTTGTGACGTCTAGCTTTTATcacttaaaaatcataaaaagcaAGTCAAACACATTTTAAACACCATCTTTTAAAAAAGATTATTTTACaaaaagtccttttataaaagaCTAAAAAGCAAATCCCAAACACACCCTTAATTCCATTTACATCCTATTAATTCTCCTTTTTTTATAAAGAAATGGTAAGAAAAAGCAACCgagaaaacaaaataaaaaggcaGAGAAATAAAAGACGTCGTGACTTCGAACCTCTTCCTTGTACTCTCTATTTTTGGTCAATGATAATCTTCATCTACCGAAGAAATCGATTTCTCCATAGCTTCTGGTTCTGGATTTCAAGCTTCAACAAATATCCGATATTACTTCTCGATTTCTAGCTTCAACAAATATCGACGGCTTTGGTGTCGATCTCCTTATCCCCGATTTCTTTGTGTTTCGATTTTGCAAAACTAATTCAAGTCATAGGTAATTATTGGATTTCTACTTTAAACGATGTATGATTCTTAAtcaatttattattttgattatttggttgatttatatataaataaaataagaatTTTAACATCCCATTTAACCTCTCAAATTGAAATTGTAATAAAGTGATTTGTGAATGTATTTTGATCAGAATCTAACCGTAAGGAACATATGAATCTGCTATTTAACTTTTTAGATTTCCAAGTATTAATATTGTGGAGAAAATAAGGATTATTATTGGTTTTTGTTTCATTATTTTGTAAATTATTTGTCGTTGCTTTGAAGTCATAACCTCATACGATCTTGGAACAAGTTGAGTTTTTTCCCAGATTGTTGTCATTTGTATTGGCTTCATTATAGGATAAAAAAACAGATTAATTGGTTAAGAATTGATTCGCTCATAGCCATAAACAGGTGGTGCTAGAGGTGTTAGTTTTTGTTCAGCATTTTGTAAAATTTAGCCcaactttgaaaagtcataaATTCCTCATACAACCTCAAAATATCTGACTTTTTTCCCCGATTGTAGTCCTCTGTATTGACTTTATATTATGCTAAAAAACCATGTTAACTGGGTAAGAATTGATTGACTTATACAACCCTAAACATGGGCTGTTAGAGTTGTTTTTTGTATCAACATTTTGTAAAATTTTAGCCCAACTTTAAACAACCATAAATTTCTCATACGATCTCGGAACGAGCCGATATTTATCTCAGATTGTAGTCCTATATCTTGGCTTCATTTTATGattaaaaacatcttaattggttaagaactgACGAACTTACGTGGTCCTAAACAGGGTTTGTTAGAGCTATTCGGttttttgtgttttgtttttttatttttttggtgcAGAAGTTGAAGTTCTTAACTTAGACGGTGGGCAAAATACGAGTAGATTCGGTTGGGATACAACTAAATGATGCGTTACTGCTAATGCTGAAGTTAAGGCGATTGATATATTTAGCAAATATCAATTCCACACCCGATCATTTTTTAAGATGACGGAGTTGTTACGTGAAAATAATTGCGGATGGCTCAATAGCATGATTAGACTATTTTAAGTTCTGCTTTTTTAGTTGTTACGAATACTAAATTTGACTTATTGCACATTCATTTTTGGGCATAATTTTTAAGTATTATGATTTTCATATTTCTTTATGTCTAGATCTATTTGCAGCTTATTTTTATATTAGAAATATGTTTCCAATAGATGatgtatataaaataatattacctgataataaaataaactaaacaaaattgcaaaaatagtccTTGTGATATgtattttggggttttagtcaaaaccatgACTTTTTTGGATCGTTGGTCTTTTTGAGCTAGTTTGgttgcgtttttggtccctcGGTAAACTAAAATAACTGTAATGCCTTCTGatatattttcttttgtttttctatttaatttaatgttttattaattaaaaatatgtgACCCTCTCTCTCTCCACACACCAAATAAAACCTTGCAGGTTGTTGAATCACTTGGTCACATAGTTTTTGGGTTAATAAAGGTGGAGGTTGAAGGTGATCATGTACACAAATTGAAGAACACAAAATGAACCTGGAAAAAATCTATCAAAACCCACATCCCCATCTTCAAACCTCAGCCACCAGAATACTTCTCTTCGTTCATCTTCTTCAACATACCTGAATTCCGATGACAAACATGAACATCTAGCTCGAAAACCACCCTTTCTTTGGGGTTTCTACGGTGGCTTTGCACTTATTCACCGTCTCCTCTGCTTTCAAAAGAGCTTCTCCACTTTGGCTTTCGTCATCGCCCTTTTCTCCTCTGCGTTTTTATGAAGAAGAGCTATCTGGTTCTTCATCTTCTCAATATACTAAGACTTTTTCTTCTCCAAATTTTCCTGCAAAACATTATTTTTCAGTTAAATGATTTTCTTTCAACATATTTCCTGATCGATGATGGATGATATGATGTAAATGTTACCTTAATCTTCTTCTGTTCAGCTTCTAAGTCTGCTTTCTTGCTGTTCTCCCATGCTCCAATCGAAGATGCTTTTTTTGAGCTCTGTTCAAGATCACAAGTTGAAAATGAAATCAATTAAGATCaaagtttgtattttttttttgtggtCGTGTTCTTACTTGTTCTCTGCTTTTGATTTCTCGCTTTCTTCCCATGCTTGATTTGTGCGTCTTTCTTCTCTATTGAAACTCTCGCAAGAACAACTTCTGAAGAAGTAATCGATTAATTAATcgctttgaacttttcaaaatcaaaaccaaaatcagattttTAGATTGCTAATACAACCCCTATGGACAGAACCCTCTTCCGTTTTATCCTCGATAGGCTCTGACAAATTAACAATCAGTTAGACTACAATATTTCTTAATGAACATACTCACTGAAAATCGAGGAGTTTTCGTTTTCTAACTATAATTGGTTCATGAAATCGGTGTAAATAAAAAAAAGAGGGCAAAAATCTTTTTAATTGTAACAAAAAGTATGGAATTTCTTAATTCAGTTGAAATTTGTGAGAAGTATGAAGAAGAATTACTTTCAATGATGGCAAAGGAATTGGTATCATCGACGGGCTTTTCTTCTGTAACAGGATTTTCAACTGGAACGATAGCTTTCTCCTCCACCTCGGCGACAGGTGATGGCTCCACCGGGCACTCAGGTTCAACCTCTACCTTCTTAACCTCTTCAGTTGCCATATTGAGTCGAGATTAAAGAAAGCAGAAATGAAAAAAATGGAGGATTggtgatgagagagagagagagaggtgtcccatatttttgattaataaaatattaaattaaataaaaaaaacaaaagaaaatatattAGAAGGGCATTACAGTCATTTAAGTTTACTGAGGGACCAAAAATGCGACAAAACTAGCttaaaaggaccaccaatccaaaaaagttatggtttggactaaaaccccaaaaaatgcataccacagggactatttttgcaattttgtcaataaACTATTCGTTAACAAGTaatgttaaaataaaaaattataaacataAAGGATGTATATTCTGACAAATTAAGACGTACATGATAatgcatttttataaaaaaaaatgttgcttgaaaataaataaaaaagttaaaaaaaattcatttccaTTTCATTATTTAATAGAACCAAACAAgagaaataattattagaaacaTTTCTCTTGTGGATTCTCAGTTATACCAAGCAATGAAATTAATTCTTTTTCTCCAGTTTAATTCTCTTTTTCTGCATTCATATTCTCCGGTGTAGTTCTCTTTCGCTGTACCAAACGTGCCTTTAATCTAAATTTTTGAGAGATTCATTATTTTTAAGGGGCCGGAGAAAGTGGAAAGGTAAAGAGAGGCGATCGTGTAAATTAGAAAAAGAACGAGAAAAAAAGGTCTAAGGCTATAGGGAGTGGTCGCTGTTTAAAACTGTGGTTTTGCCATACGGACATGGAACACCACCCCCTGGGTGCGGTCTACTGCGGTTTAGGCCGCAGTGTGGCTAAAAACTGTCGTAAATTCTGATTGGTTAGTGCTCTTTAACTGTCCTTGCGTctgaaattattattattatttaaaaaataaataaacttacCCTATATATGCTTACCATTTTTTACAAAATACGTTGCGCAAATCATGACtaatttcttgttttttttcaagtttttaacCGTTTGAtgtgtgtttttttattttataaattgtaGGTCTTATCTTTTTAATTTGCTTTTCTAAAATTtcagttagttttttttttttttttttttttaaagttaagcAATGTATGACATTTTTATTTGCTTACCCTCTATATACTTaccattttttttacaaaatatgTTGTACAAATCGTAGCTAAtctctgttttttttttaaccgtttagtgtttttttttaagttgtaggttttatctttttaatttgcttttctaaatttttagggttttttttaagTTAAGCAATGTAtgacatttttatttttaattaatgaaatattatctttttcaaaaaaataaagattttatccattaaaaaaataataaaataaacccAAGCGATacaatgtaatgtttttttattttgaagtattgaaaaattatatttttttttattaaaaatgaagttttatttaattaaattatcaaaaaaaaaaaagtgtggcACCACTTCTTGGGTGTGGCAAGAAACCACACTTGTGTGGTAAAAAATGATGTGGCGCACATATGACAATGAAAGAAGTGCAGTTTCGGTGACACCACTCCATCCAACCTAAAAATTAGaacattttttaaattttttttgcttAACTAGATAtaactcatttttttttaaattgaaaagTTGATGAACAGTTAAAAGGTTACCATatgctttgaatttaaaaaatcAAGAGAGTGCTTAATTCGAGTTCAACTCATTTATATTCAAGGAGTTTGAGCTCAAAttttgttttacttgttttgagcTTTTTACAAAGAGCTATACTTGTTTAATCATTAAACATCTCATCATTAAATGTATAAAATGATCATAtgtcaaaaaaataataataataaaactagcAGGTATGCCCACGCTCCGCGTGGAACAGAGGGGCTGCTTTTTTTTTGTTTAGTAAGCAGTTAACCCTTTATTACAGTTGCCCTTGTTTAAATAGTAATAATTTGAAATGAATTACAACAGTTTCTTTGTGTAAACTTGGGGTCCTCACACATGTAAATGTAATTGTCATCATGTGCAATTACAACACCTGTTGGATCAACAAACATATTCTCCAACAGTTGGGTTCTTGAAGCAGCAGGCCTTTCATCTACAAACACCATAACATCTGAAGCCAACTCATTTATCTTTTTCTCTATCTCCTTCAAATATACTTCACTCAGCTGCCACTATCATTCAACACAAACTACATTCATTCATAACAACTTCTTAATACAACCCAAAAAGGAATGGAATGAGCAAGGTATGAGAAGTTGAAAATTGCAATCGAGAAATATGAAAAACTTCATAACAACTTCTCATAGAATCCTACTTTCGCTTTTTTTTAAACTACAATGTTATAAtaagaagaaaagaaaatataAGCACCTTTATTCCAAAATGTTATTggcatttattaatatataatagcaGCCTGCTTattatttttaccaaaaaaacAGGAATATACTTACGTTTATTTATCAATAATAGCAAAATACTTGTTACTTTTGCCAAAACATAAATATACTCACATACATTTATCAATATCAGCAACATGcatattttttaacaaaaaactaCAATTAGTAACTGCTAAGAGCAACAAACTTACATTTAATTAGGTATTAGACCCTTCAGCATGTTGAAGCTCAACTCTCTGCAAGCAAACAAAACATAGGGAAACTATGAGTAAGTAATATTTATTTCACCCAAATTATGTAATCAACTCAGAAATCAGTAAAGGTTTCTGCTTTGGACGTAAATGCTGGTGTTACATCACATATTCTCAATTCCAACATTTTATGTATCAATGAtcctaaaaatagaaaaaaaaaaaaaataaatcaatCAAATAAACAAATTAACCTTCCACTTAATCGTTAGTTTCATCATTTATCAAGTTCTTCTGAATAAGCAATGTTAAATAGCTGATGTGACTGTTGCCGCACCAAACCCGCTTGTAACCAATGCTTCATTACTAATCTACACAAATTAATAAAAAGAATTAAGTCGGGTAATGAAGAATAAGTTGGGGATGTTTCTTCTTCACTTAATGAGCTTAATAGTTTAACCAATTCATCTTGGTAGATATACATCGCTGCTATCTCCAAGTATATATTTTGACATTAAGAAACAGTTAAATCACTAACATATTCAACAATTTAATGTTCTTTTAAAAATGTAAAAGTAAAGCAAGCAAACCAAGGATAGATAACTTATTTCTTTTTTCTGTGAtaattatttatatgcatatcgAACTGATGAAAATGTATGACATGTAAGTATCGTTTATTGATAGTCTTTTTAACATGCCAATCAACTTTGTCTGTACCTTAAGTATTGTATGTTTTTCACTTTCATAGTCATCTTGGCTCTGTAACGGTTGTACACCCGGTTTCAGCCTGAAAAttagaaatatatttttttcaatgtTAGTCACTTCAAAA
This window encodes:
- the LOC111918336 gene encoding uncharacterized protein LOC111918336 → MESEGQQQNSSNPSAVIAALLCKRAKQHEELRSIEKQVYDMETAYLQDPSQSGNVLKGYEGFLSASKSTAFYKRSRKFQVEDRLFSLSSVTSQATEEHAAMGAASAMGPGKPKKGRPGPRDVRRIRQYSEPDFDYEDDPDLI